A region of the Micropterus dolomieu isolate WLL.071019.BEF.003 ecotype Adirondacks linkage group LG10, ASM2129224v1, whole genome shotgun sequence genome:
CATCGCAGATTTTTCCAAATTGGAGTGGAAATGTGCCGCCGAAACATATTCCGCAGAGTTCAGCCAGCTGTTGGCAAATGACACCTCTGCAGCAGAGTAGTGGCTCTGCCTGAAGGAGAGGACacaaacattttgggaaatttgcTCATTCATTTTGTTACAGAGAGTTAGAAAAATCATACCACAAATATCTGCCAAATGTGATGCTACATTTAGCAGcagattagcttagcttagcataatgatTAGAAAACAGTTTGGCTCTTTCTGAATTCACTCTTTATTTactatatttactgtatttaatttGGTGTCCATATACAAGTGTGTAAATTTTTCAGCTATATACTGCCGTCATAAATTCTACAATGGAACAAAAAAAGTAGTGTCCTTGGCATGTACACTATTTTCTGCTAACagtcccacaatgcaatgcttcgcatttttcagttttgaaaaTAAAGTTAGTTGAGGGACTCGACAGCTGGCAGGGATGATGATTCCTGCAAGTCTCCGAAATCTCAATATAGATTAtattatagatagatagattacTTGGCGTTGCATGCAGCAGAGGCATAAATTGAAGCCATCTGGGCCGCCCAGTAGAGGCCGAGGAGAGcgtctttcttttcattttcaggaAGAGGAGAGTCAGCCGAAGACTTCAGACCCTTTAATCACACACATAGAACATTAAGGAGGTACTCCAGcgatttagtattgcacttcctTAAAGTTGGGGATGCAGAAGAAGAATAAAAGCAGCAGAGGCCGGGATATCCTGAGTTTTAGACATATACTGTGTATGCCCACATTTTTCAATCTCCAAACCCCCAGATAATACAtgctttatgttttaaaaaggacATTATACATCATACTCATAGGCTGAGTAGTGATCCCCACAACAACTGtgtactatgtgtgtgtgtgtgtgtgtgtgtgtgtttgtgaactGCATGCACCTGAAAAAAAGCATCCCACTTAGACATGGCATCAGGGTAGCGAGCTGCACAGTCAGTATATGTGGTGCAATAGTCTGTTACACCTTCAGGCACCTGCATCTGGACCTAATAATATCAATATCAGTCATGATtacaatcatcatcatcatcataatgaACACCATaacaattttaatttgtcaaataCTTTAGTTTATGGCTAAATTCATGCGAAACTAATGCTATTCCCATCGGCCTCAACTTTGTACTACTTTAGAAAGTGTTAGCATGCCATCATGCTAAACTGATATGGTGAATacggtaaacattatacctgtttaacattagcattgtcattgtgagcattttagcatgtggatgttagcattcagctctaagcactgctgtgcctaagaAAAGCCTCACAGAGCCCGCTAGCATGTCTGTAATAGACCCTTTGTCTTGTTATCAACTGTCTCACTTGTCCAACTGCACAAGTACCTGGACTCCTTCTCCCATGAAGCCCTGCTGTGCAGCAGACAGGAATGGCAGTGCAGAGACAAAGTAGCTCACACCTGGAGGAGAAAGAAGTGGTGTTGATAGTGTTTTAGTGTAaagtgttgtgtatgtgtgtgtgtgcttgcgtgtgtgcatgtgtgtgtgcatgtgtatgtgtatgcaggGGCGGATTGGCCACCTGGCAATTCTGGCATATGCCAGAGGGGCCGGACTATTTGTTTTGGGGTGGGCTTGTCCGATTGATATTTATATCAGTGTCTCccacacatcagctttacttggcgacccatttaagcattttgcagaCAAACACTGAGAGAAATGATTACGTTATAAGACTCAGACGGTGAATATTTCACAAACACGGACCAGGTTGCCTAATGCAACAGTGAACACTTTGGTGCAGGTGCAACTGAGTAcaatgttggttttggtttcgATTGGCTtcctcattaacaagcctcctccgcGCACTCGCGGGTGAAAACAGTATGGTCATGCTGTGTCATTTCGGCCACTTTATAAAACAgcccactgctgatggagaaagtcaacagGGCTGAcaaatacagggagagagaaaaaggaagaggTAGCTAGCTAGGGCAAGctgttgtgtttgcagcagaggtgtctGTTCCTTGCTTGTGTGGAAATATTAGAAGTGAAGGCAAGGAGAGCAGAATTAAGTAGGCTAgtgagtaatgtttttatttatgtgtattccaatgttgagagcagtgtgtgagaaaacatttttctgcaatgtTTAAATCGGCTACTGTGATCATGGACGTTGCTGGAATCGGCACAGATAGAGACCCCCAGTGTTCTTGTAGGCtgaatgaaaatgctttgagaaaggtttacttgcacaataagaaacatgcaatgcaatttgaatacagaagaaacaaatgtgcattgtccacgAAAGTTActtaagcaacaaaaaaaaaagctactgattaatcattatattccattttattgttgtattttgaattgtcacctgctgaattttgtgctgccattgatataaataaagacatttactccataaattggtgcagaaaatgtctccagaatgcagaaaattaagagtttaatgctcaaaatcttctgggggaggaccccctgatacacaaacattttatcatcgaatatttcttcaaaatagtgttaaaatatcttctcctCTTATTCTCATGACCAAAgtctttcatcacacccctaatctctGACCTTATGTCACCAATTctttacaacacaaagtgacgcccttgctgTTTCATACAGTAGGTCTACTGCTTATATTATCTCACCATCTTTACACAAAcgtagtgaatgtgtgttcatgGGGATGCGTGGTAAGGTGGGCTGGTATGGCTACAGTGCCAGGGCtgaatttttgtcccagtccgcccctgtttgtatgtgtgtgtgtgtgtgtgtgtgtgtgtttgtgtgagccaGTGTGTATAATGTTACGGGGACATTaatctgtttacacagtcacaCTGTGGGGACTCGCCTTCCTTTTGGGGACAAAACGCAAGTCCCTATAACCCAAATTACTATATTTTAAGGTGAAGATGTGGTTTAATGTTAGGGCTAGGGTACATCTACAGTCAATTCAAGTAGAACTGTATTTGTTCCTGGAGGGGcaatttgtttttcagcagTAAAAACATTACGAACACACAGATACCACAATATAAATCACACAAATatcaaaaggaaaaggaaaaatacagaaaaataagtaCTCTATGTTTTAGTGCAAAAAGCAATATTTACCAGCGAGGGTGTGTGGTCTAATTGATAGTACCTTTAACTACTGGAGTGTAGCAGTTAAATGGCTGAGGGTATGAAGGAGTGTTTGTATCTGTGTTTTGTCCAATGGGTACTTTAAGTGGGAACCCGAAGGGTCTGATACTATAGGTGCATTGGGTGAATGCTGTCAGACAGTTTGGATTctactttctgtgtgtgtgtgtgtgtgtgtgtgtgtgcatttgtcaaACTTACAGGCCCACCAGCTCTGGGTAGAAATACACGTTGTATCTCCTGTCTGCAGGCCACAGGTTGTAGCACTAGTTGGGTCAGCGAGGCGCCCTGCAGAAACAACACATTGTACATAAAGTTATCAGATTGTGTCTCTTATATTACAACAAGGGATGGGCATTTTTCTCATGTTGACTCCGAAAATTACAGGAAAAGTTGCTTATTTAATCATTACAAAGAAGTCATGGCTGAGGGTTAGATTTAGAAGTGCTCTTAAGTGATTCACTGTCCACTTTTGCACAAACTATTCTTTCTCATTTAGGGGAAACATTGTTattgataaaaaaagaaaataattgaaaTCTTACCTGTAGTTAGCATCCATCCAAGCTGCAGTGGAAGTCCCCAAACTGGACTGTCTGTGGCATTTGTCCCCATGGATCCCATAAACGGGTCTGTAGCAGCTATCATCAGCCGGTAAAGACTCATGCGCTGAAGGAAGTGCCAGGGGTCGGGAGTCAGGATGCCATTCTGTATCGGCAGGTCAGTCACTTGGCCGGCAGTTTGGGCCCACAGGATAGGCATGCCATTTTCTAGAAATAcggcagagctgcagagagataCTGCACATGCCAGGAGGAGGCCGAAGACTGTCGGACGCAGCATGACTGATGAGCTGGGACTGCAGAGGGATGAAGTCAAGAGTTTCACTCTGGACTGAGAGTTGTCACATAAATACAAGGCTTAAATACCCTCTGTttacacaagcaaacacacactcaagttAGTCCGCTTGTCATGTGGACCCTCAGCGACAGACAAATAAGAGAATGTGTGTTTACACAGAGCTCAATACTATCCAAATACTCAGGAACAGAAAGTCCAGATAAAAAGTGGAGTTGAACAAGGACAGCATAAAAGAGAAATCATGCAACTCAAGAAGCAGACCTTCTCCATGGTTCATGCGAAAGATTGGATTATGTGGAACTGAACTCTGTTACAGTGGCTGTGTGGTTAACCTGCATGAACCATAATGTGCAAACACTGTGCCCGTCTGGGCTTTCACAGGACAGCAGATCATAGTTACCTAAACATATATTATTGCACTCACTGGAGTGTTCAGCACATCTCTGCGTCTTCTGgacaacacacatttttgtcactttttcaaaCAACATGTGAATATGTTAAAGTTGTAATTTAACATTTGCAGGTTTGACACACAGGGCTAAAGCcaagatttttaaaaagagtCATGCCTCCAACTTCCCCCAAACCTGCACCCTAACCATTCTTGGAAAATTTAGATCAGATACAAAAAAGTCTCTAACgtttctttaattttcttttttcattatttttttatttagttgtcTGTTGAATCAAATTTTCTGTAAATTGTTGCACTAACCCTGCCAGGACTAAAATTGTGGGGAAGAAATATTGAAtcctttatttaattatttattgatggCCTAAAAGTTATACCTTAGTCTTAAATATTGGAAGCAGGGGTATAAAATACCCCCCATGAGCATTTTCTTAACTGTACGGCGTAGGTCGCCAAATCCctagaaaaaaaagacaggacCTGAGGTGGCAGCTATGGCCTTGttaatatatattgacattttgatTTATGTTACACAAATGTGTTAAAAGATGTTTTAAAGAAGACACAGAGGTGTTTAAAGGATACACATCCAAGCCTTGATGGAAGAAGTATGCAGATCCTTGACTCAAGTTTAAGCATCAATACTACAATTAAattactctgttacaagtaaaagtttaCTTATAAAAGTCTAAAGAGAAAGTCCTCATGCAGGACAATCTCTTCACAGTGCTAAATGTTTATAGACGTTGCAGTGATGCATTTAAATGTGAGCAGCATTTCCATGGTGTGGCCAGTTGAGGTGGTGCTAATTTAAAACCAGTGTATTGCTTTGCTGTTGCAATCTATAATCATATTTTACAAGCAAAGCACGAGTTTTGTATAtgcatacagtgggggaaaaaaagtatttgaccccttgctgattttgcaggtttgcccacttacaaagaatgcaacaatctataattttaatcatatgtacattctaacagtgaaagacagaatcccaaagaaaattccagaaaatcacatcatatgaatttataaaaattgataaccatctgatgaggaaaaacaagtatttgaccccctaccaaacagcatgttaatattttgtagaaaagccattattggccagcacagatgtcaaacggtttttatagttggtgacaaggtttgtgcacatttcggcagggatgttggcccactcctccctgcagacagcctccaaatcattcaggttccgaggttgtcgcctggcaactcaaattttaagctccctccaaagattttcaattggattcaggtctggagactggctaggccactccagaaccttgatgtgcttcttcttcagccactcttttgttgctttggNNNNNNNNNNNNNNNNNNNNNNNNNNNNNNNNNNNNNNNNNNNNNNNNNNNNNNNNNNNNNNNNNNNNNNNNNNNNNNNNNNNNNNNNNNNNNNNNNNNNgatcttttctctccaagttgctttccgattctcttgtagcccatcccagccttgtgcagatcaacaatcttgtccctgatgtccgtagaaagctcttggtcttgcccatggtggtgatgttggatgctggttgtttgggtgttgacaggtgtcttttatacaggtaacgaggtgaggcaggtgtatttgatgtagataattggttgggattggggctgtgtcttaaagaaagactaactggcttgtaggagccagaatacttgctgtttggtagggggtcatatacttgtttttcctcatcagatggttatcaatttttataaattcatatgatgtgattttctggaattttctttgggattctgtctttcactgttagaatgtacatatgattaaaattatagatcgttgcattctttgtaagtgggcaaacctgcaaaatcagcaaggggtcaaatacttttttcctccactgtaCATGTATATGAAACTAGTAATCACAACTGTCAAATAAGTGTAGTGGacaaaaaaagcacaacatttattttttaaaatgtagtgGTGTATATGTATAAAGCTGCATATAATGGAAATACTCATAAGATTTGTACTTTATAGTCTATTTAACGTAGATCTTTTAAATTCATGTTATTCATCTAAATTCCATTAATTCCTACAGATAACCTTCATAACACTAAAGCTTCCTTTTTGCTATATTTGTTAAGTAGAAATATGCAGTTTCTATTAATCCTTATCATTAACTTTTTGCTGCTTCATACAACCCTTCTTTTGTCTTACAGTAATTTCTACCAATGATTTAGCCTGCTCCAGACATCATGTGACAAGGAAGAAACAGAGAATCAGGAAACGACCAGCCGCTGCTGCAAATCATAAGAAAGGTAAAGTCCCAACATTTAGACTACTGAACATTTAGGAAGGATTGACCACACTGACAGCATTAGCATGATAATCACTATCGTGTGAAGCTGATTCATTAAGTCATTAAAAGAAGTTGTTCTCCGGAAAATGACAGAGAAATATCTTCAAAAATGTGCTGCGACTTTGATTATAACTTACTGACGTCTGTAACCTGCTTCATGTTGGAGTCAACAGTGGAATAAAGTTCACACGAAAAAAGCAACTTAAATTCTGATAAGAAGTTACTCAGTTCTCATAGTGATCTTGTATGCCTTCTTTTTCTCGTCAGTGGAAATCTGTTGTTTCCGCATTTTCTCGCTAGCAGTTACTGAAGTAAAGTTAAACGGATAGAGAGGGAGTGTGCAACAGGTTAAAGCAGAAAGCATGGATCAATGTATTTTATCTTAATCTTTAAGTAAAACGCATTTTGCAGTTTTACGGCACGATAGCCAACGTTTGAGAGTTTCTAAGCAGGTGGTTATTTGCATAGGCTACTGGCCATAGTTTCAGTCCTCTTGAGAAAAAAGCACAGGAAGTCTGCGTGACTGGGCTGTAAACATTCCTCACCCAACCCTGTTTCATATTAGGATTAAAGCAGTAAATGAGAGTGAGTGTCccattagaaaataaaaaaaactataaattgCATATGAAATTGAAGAGTAGTCAATTTAAAGTAGACCGTGTGCTTCAGGTCTATGTGGGACTGTTTTAGTGAGTTAGGGCTAACCTTAGTCCCAGTCAAATGAAATAGTTTATTAATGCCACAgcataaaattatattttacatcTATATAACGATGTTTTAGACAAGTTGTTGCCAACCTTTTCTGTCAGGTTTTCTAGTCTGGGTCTGCCAGGACAGAGTCACGGGTAATTAAGAACCAAGCCTTCTAAattgtcaaaaaaacaaacaggcttCTGTGGCATGTCTGTGGGAGGTCAGGTTATGATGCCCGCATCCCTTAGCAGTTATCTTACTGTAGCGTTATGATAACCTTAAGTGGGTTATATTTGACGACACGTCGAGCTTGGGACTGTTAATTAGCCTTAAGGTGGAGTTATTTtcatttagctaacgttagccatcaCAACGTTAGCTAGCGGTGTTATTCCAGGTGACGTCAGGGCTCTGGGATTCCTCGGTTAACGTTACTATAGTTACGTGATGATTCCTTTGTCTTTATTCTAAGATAATATTAGGAAGTCTAACACTGATAAAACCGCGACTTAATTAAACAATTTGGTTTGAGATTTGTTCTGGCACATGGAACAAATCTTTTAATAGACCTAGatttaaagaacaaaaataacGTTAGATTTTATTAAGTATCCTCCCACGCAGGATGTTCTGTTTATATAACGTTATTATATAGAAATGTCTCTGCATGTTTGCATCCATGCCTTCTCCACTTTAATGTtccaaatgtgttcatttaaaatcatttaaagtGGATGTTTAGTAGTGCATAAGAGTGAATATGATATTTTTACAGGAATTTTTCATACATTCATTTGTCAGTGTTTAGGCCGGTTTAgtcaaatttacatttatataactAACGTTACTACTTTGAGTGTCAGGAGCTGAGCCTTTCaaccatttatttattacttttagctaattattgaaggcaagtttatttgtatagcacattttaacaacaaggtaattcaaagtgctttacataaaacataaaagcaacagggaaatataaaaaagtttaaaagcaacataaaatataataaaagttacagtaaatatttaattaaaagctggTATGTGCTGGTATTCATCGgtactgtcacttttacattttactctttggcgtaccggcaGCGGTTcactcctctgctctctctaaatcaggttctctgggctctacgtgacgctcacctgttcccgctctcacctgcctgctaatctccgCAGGGAGATCGGGAGCCTTTCACGTAGCC
Encoded here:
- the LOC123977700 gene encoding protein LEG1 homolog codes for the protein MLRPTVFGLLLACAVSLCSSAVFLENGMPILWAQTAGQVTDLPIQNGILTPDPWHFLQRMSLYRLMIAATDPFMGSMGTNATDSPVWGLPLQLGWMLTTGRLADPTSATTCGLQTGDTTCISTQSWWACVSYFVSALPFLSAAQQGFMGEGVQVQMQVPEGVTDYCTTYTDCAARYPDAMSKWDAFFQGLKSSADSPLPENEKKDALLGLYWAAQMASIYASAACNAKQSHYSAAEVSFANSWLNSAEYVSAAHFHSNLEKSAMFMSPLPSRILKDGDNAPNIADLSQEENHTLSIFSWMTSVNKILGGTLVHLWRSAMCSVNTREKGREMLEQLLLNPNFATNTFLSIITGMTTSC